Proteins co-encoded in one Longimicrobium sp. genomic window:
- a CDS encoding SDR family oxidoreductase, with product MSNSIEAKVVVITGASSGMGEAAARHLSAQGATVVLGARRRERLQALVEEITSAGGKALAVETDVTDRGQVRRLVDTAVEAYGRIDVLINNAGVMPLSPLERLKVDEWDRMIDVNLKGVLYGIAAALPHMKEQKSGHIINLSSVAGHKLFGGSAVYSATKFGVRALSEGLRQEVKPYNIRTTIISPGAVKTELLDHITESDIQKANQDYVGGVGVPADSFARVVAFAISQPDELDINEILFRPTSQEL from the coding sequence ATGAGCAACAGCATCGAAGCGAAGGTCGTCGTGATCACGGGTGCCAGCAGCGGGATGGGAGAGGCGGCTGCCCGCCACCTTTCCGCGCAGGGCGCCACCGTCGTGCTGGGCGCGCGCCGGAGGGAGCGCCTCCAGGCATTGGTGGAGGAGATCACGTCCGCCGGAGGAAAGGCGCTCGCCGTGGAGACCGACGTCACGGACCGCGGACAGGTACGGCGCCTGGTGGATACGGCCGTGGAGGCGTACGGCCGGATCGACGTTCTCATCAACAACGCCGGCGTGATGCCGCTCTCGCCCCTGGAGCGCCTCAAGGTCGACGAATGGGACCGGATGATCGACGTCAACCTCAAGGGCGTGCTTTATGGCATCGCCGCGGCGCTCCCTCACATGAAGGAGCAGAAGTCGGGGCACATCATCAACCTCTCGTCCGTGGCGGGCCACAAGCTCTTTGGCGGCTCCGCCGTCTACTCTGCGACGAAGTTCGGCGTGCGCGCCCTGTCGGAAGGGCTTCGGCAGGAAGTGAAGCCCTACAACATCCGCACGACGATCATCTCGCCCGGTGCGGTCAAGACGGAGCTTCTCGACCACATCACCGAGTCGGACATCCAGAAGGCGAACCAGGACTACGTCGGGGGGGTCGGCGTACCGGCCGATTCCTTTGCGAGAGTCGTCGCGTTCGCGATCAGCCAGCCAGATGAACTGGACATCAACGAGATCCTGTTCCGTCCCACGAGCCAGGAGCTCTAA
- a CDS encoding S8 family serine peptidase, translating to MKDALVFALRDGQVASDAAASIEGGIAPEGGLGAVWEYLGTSGIHGASLSLLHPERAKVVHHRAQWELGVPASGSFDDVMLGVIYVLRVPSDEVVPWLENALADDPRIAYVHRPALRYPLRDQRRHTGGGNVSSDWGVRRCRFPEVWDILDVGMSERGIAIVDQGRDEGHKELRGRITVVHPPGSGGMRSPHAGSVAGIISAIRDSPREEELKGCCSANLFLYNVWKADGCFDYCAYYRALGALDCTKVSVVNLSIGGTAGDFTEAREVAACLARGVVLVAAIGNRGKGGIPEYPALHTGVVAVGGTNASDSPAAVSTRGDHMWISAPGELIWTVDGKKLYSALTGTSYAAPFVTAAVWLARRCKPSLTVGETRALLKKSVAEYTVPPDGHSADLGHGRLDMVALATALNAPPAYPD from the coding sequence GTGAAAGACGCGCTGGTCTTCGCGCTGCGCGACGGACAGGTGGCAAGCGACGCGGCTGCGAGCATTGAAGGGGGGATCGCGCCAGAGGGCGGCCTGGGGGCTGTATGGGAATACCTGGGGACATCTGGGATCCACGGCGCTTCGCTGTCGCTTCTTCACCCGGAGCGGGCGAAAGTCGTCCACCACCGAGCGCAATGGGAACTCGGGGTTCCCGCCTCGGGCTCGTTCGACGATGTGATGCTGGGAGTGATATACGTCCTGCGTGTCCCCTCCGATGAAGTAGTCCCGTGGCTGGAGAATGCGTTGGCAGATGACCCGCGTATCGCGTACGTACATCGTCCGGCCCTCAGGTACCCACTGAGAGATCAGCGGCGCCACACCGGTGGCGGGAACGTATCGTCCGACTGGGGGGTGCGCAGGTGCCGCTTTCCGGAAGTCTGGGACATCCTCGATGTCGGGATGAGCGAGCGCGGCATCGCCATCGTAGACCAGGGACGGGATGAGGGACACAAAGAACTCCGTGGGCGGATCACGGTGGTACATCCCCCTGGAAGCGGCGGCATGAGGTCCCCCCACGCAGGATCGGTGGCGGGGATCATCAGCGCAATCCGGGATAGCCCCCGGGAGGAAGAGCTCAAGGGGTGCTGCTCGGCGAATCTGTTCCTGTACAACGTCTGGAAGGCTGACGGCTGCTTTGACTACTGCGCGTATTACCGCGCGCTCGGCGCGCTCGACTGCACGAAGGTGTCCGTCGTGAACCTCAGCATCGGCGGCACCGCCGGGGACTTTACCGAGGCGCGCGAAGTGGCCGCTTGCCTGGCCCGCGGCGTCGTGCTGGTGGCCGCGATCGGAAACCGCGGCAAAGGGGGAATACCCGAATACCCGGCGTTGCACACCGGCGTCGTGGCGGTCGGCGGCACCAACGCATCCGATAGCCCTGCCGCCGTCTCCACCCGCGGAGATCACATGTGGATCTCCGCGCCGGGGGAGCTGATCTGGACCGTAGACGGTAAGAAGCTCTACAGCGCTCTCACGGGCACGTCCTACGCCGCTCCGTTCGTCACGGCGGCAGTCTGGCTGGCGCGGCGATGCAAGCCGAGCTTGACGGTCGGCGAGACACGAGCGCTCCTGAAGAAGTCGGTAGCGGAGTACACCGTGCCACCGGACGGGCATTCGGCGGATCTTGGCCATGGCCGGTTGGACATGGTTGCGCTGGCGACGGCGCTGAACGCCCCTCCAGCGTACCCAGACTAG
- a CDS encoding VOC family protein gives MQVEGITWHAVTLGDERKFAAMKKLAAETLGLTPMMEMPGVSVFSMPNGTILELYLPEALPPFGYNEGGVAFGFRVDDIEAASHAVEAVGGELLGQINRFPEMGYAFRHFRGPDGRVYGLNEQKAPAER, from the coding sequence ATGCAAGTGGAAGGCATCACCTGGCACGCCGTCACACTCGGCGATGAAAGGAAGTTCGCGGCGATGAAGAAGCTGGCGGCCGAGACGCTCGGTCTCACCCCCATGATGGAGATGCCGGGCGTCAGCGTGTTCTCGATGCCCAATGGCACCATTCTGGAGCTGTACCTGCCGGAGGCCCTGCCGCCCTTCGGCTACAATGAAGGCGGCGTCGCGTTCGGCTTCCGCGTGGACGACATCGAGGCCGCGTCCCATGCGGTGGAGGCCGTCGGCGGCGAGCTGCTCGGCCAGATCAACCGCTTCCCGGAGATGGGGTACGCCTTCCGCCACTTCCGCGGACCGGACGGCCGGGTGTACGGGCTGAATGAGCAGAAGGCGCCGGCCGAGAGATAA
- a CDS encoding VOC family protein, with translation MSNAPTGYSRETRAPDIVRTDPADFMTFGAVHLDVIDAERSLTFWKDVVGLHLRGRDETALELGTADETLLVLHPGATSRPRRGFSGLYHVAIHLPDEPEFARVLARLIKRRWPIAPTDHVMSRAIYLDDPDGIGLELTLETPERMRSMGMVGNRPVVIDSEGRERSGRDPLDVEGLLRRLPDTDYDRPVPSGTRVGHIHFHVGDIYASHRFYGEVLGFTDHMYAPALGMADFQAGGRFPHRLALNTWQGVGAPRQPAGTAGLRHYTIRLDSAARLEAVLARVPDAERDAAGAWVPDPAGNRLRLAA, from the coding sequence ATGAGCAACGCACCGACTGGGTATTCGCGGGAAACGCGGGCGCCCGATATCGTCCGCACCGATCCCGCCGACTTCATGACCTTCGGCGCGGTGCACCTGGACGTCATCGACGCCGAGCGATCCCTGACATTCTGGAAGGACGTTGTCGGCCTGCACCTGCGGGGCCGGGACGAGACCGCGCTGGAACTGGGCACCGCGGACGAAACGCTGCTCGTGCTTCATCCGGGCGCCACGAGCCGGCCCCGGCGAGGCTTCAGCGGGCTGTACCACGTCGCGATCCACCTGCCCGATGAGCCGGAGTTCGCGCGCGTGCTCGCCCGGCTGATCAAGCGCCGGTGGCCCATCGCCCCTACCGACCACGTGATGTCCAGGGCGATCTACCTGGACGACCCAGACGGGATCGGCCTGGAGCTGACGCTGGAAACGCCGGAGCGCATGCGCTCCATGGGGATGGTCGGCAACCGTCCCGTGGTCATCGATTCCGAGGGTCGGGAGCGCAGCGGGCGGGATCCGCTGGACGTAGAAGGGCTCCTGCGGCGGCTGCCGGACACGGACTACGACCGTCCGGTGCCGTCCGGGACCAGGGTGGGCCACATCCACTTCCACGTGGGCGACATCTACGCGTCGCACCGGTTCTACGGCGAGGTGCTCGGCTTCACCGACCACATGTACGCACCGGCGTTGGGGATGGCGGACTTCCAGGCCGGCGGCCGGTTTCCGCACCGGCTCGCGCTGAACACGTGGCAGGGGGTGGGTGCGCCGCGGCAGCCCGCGGGGACGGCCGGCCTGCGGCACTACACGATCCGGCTCGACTCCGCCGCCCGCCTGGAGGCGGTGCTGGCGCGGGTTCCGGACGCTGAGCGTGATGCGGCCGGAGCGTGGGTGCCGGACCCCGCGGGCAACCGGCTCCGGCTCGCCGCCTGA
- a CDS encoding MFS transporter — translation MSVQITTMDVDGVPGARAGAGQAHAWGAVFAMTLCVATLIASEFMPVSLLTPIAAGLRVTEGGAGQAIAVSGIFAVLTSLGISTATRGIDRRRVLLWLAVLMLVSGAMVALAPNAAVFMAGRALLGVVIGGFWSMSAATVMRLVPEAEVPRALGLLNGGNALATTIAAPLGSFLGQYVGWRGAFFAVVPLAALTLGWLWTSLPSMPSDRGPGGGTVFRVLRRRQVPMGMAAITLFFLGQFALFTYLRPFLETVTQVSVSTLSLLLLVTGVAGLFGTWLIGRMLRTRLHSLLIAMPLAMAAIALALTAFGSSPMIVAVLLAGWGLIGTAAPVAWWTWLSRVLPEDAEAGGGLMVAVVQLAIALGATAGGFIYDGSGYESTFAVAAAALCASALLTAMGWRAARAK, via the coding sequence ATGTCAGTGCAGATCACGACGATGGATGTCGACGGTGTGCCCGGCGCGCGCGCAGGGGCGGGGCAGGCGCACGCGTGGGGCGCCGTGTTCGCCATGACCCTGTGCGTGGCCACGCTGATCGCGTCCGAGTTCATGCCCGTGAGCCTGCTGACGCCGATCGCCGCCGGCCTGCGCGTGACGGAGGGCGGCGCGGGGCAGGCCATCGCCGTTTCGGGGATCTTCGCCGTCCTGACGAGCCTCGGCATCTCGACGGCGACCCGCGGGATCGACCGGCGCCGCGTGCTGCTGTGGCTGGCCGTGCTGATGCTGGTGTCGGGCGCGATGGTGGCGCTCGCGCCCAACGCCGCCGTCTTCATGGCCGGGCGCGCGCTGCTCGGCGTCGTCATCGGCGGATTCTGGTCGATGTCGGCCGCCACCGTCATGCGCCTGGTGCCGGAGGCGGAGGTGCCGCGCGCGCTGGGGCTGCTGAACGGCGGCAACGCGCTGGCGACGACCATCGCCGCGCCGCTGGGGAGCTTCCTGGGCCAATACGTCGGGTGGCGCGGCGCCTTCTTCGCCGTGGTGCCGCTCGCGGCGCTCACCCTCGGCTGGCTGTGGACGAGCCTGCCCTCCATGCCGTCGGATCGCGGGCCGGGCGGCGGCACCGTCTTCCGCGTTCTTCGCCGGCGGCAGGTGCCGATGGGGATGGCGGCGATCACGCTGTTTTTCCTGGGGCAGTTCGCCCTGTTCACGTACCTGCGCCCCTTCCTGGAGACGGTCACGCAGGTCAGCGTGTCGACGCTCTCGCTCCTGCTGCTGGTCACCGGGGTCGCGGGACTGTTCGGCACCTGGCTGATCGGGCGCATGCTGCGGACGCGGCTCCACAGCCTGCTCATCGCCATGCCGCTCGCGATGGCCGCCATCGCCCTGGCGCTCACCGCTTTCGGCTCGTCTCCGATGATCGTCGCGGTTCTGCTCGCCGGCTGGGGCCTGATCGGCACGGCCGCGCCGGTCGCGTGGTGGACGTGGCTGAGCAGGGTGCTCCCGGAGGATGCGGAAGCCGGCGGCGGGCTCATGGTGGCCGTCGTCCAGCTGGCCATCGCCCTGGGCGCGACGGCGGGCGGCTTCATTTACGACGGCAGCGGATACGAGAGCACCTTCGCGGTCGCCGCGGCCGCGCTCTGTGCGTCGGCGCTCCTCACGGCGATGGGCTGGCGCGCGGCGCGAGCGAAGTAG
- a CDS encoding MarR family transcriptional regulator, whose product MEQLLKPYGLTPTQYNVLRILNGAGAEGLSGTEIGSRLLSPVPDMTRLLDRMAEAGLLVRERDPKQRRFVRARLTDTGREMLLEATPAVDALHREQFRRFSPGQLATLRSLLELVDEPESAVRT is encoded by the coding sequence ATGGAACAGCTGCTGAAGCCATACGGCCTGACGCCCACGCAGTACAACGTGCTCCGCATCCTGAACGGCGCAGGCGCCGAGGGGCTCTCCGGGACCGAGATCGGCAGCCGCCTGCTCTCCCCCGTGCCCGACATGACGCGCCTGCTCGACCGCATGGCCGAGGCGGGGCTGCTGGTGCGGGAGCGTGACCCCAAGCAGCGCCGCTTCGTGAGGGCCAGGCTCACCGACACCGGGCGGGAGATGCTGCTGGAGGCCACGCCGGCGGTCGACGCCCTGCACCGGGAGCAGTTTCGGCGCTTCTCGCCTGGACAGCTCGCCACTCTGCGTTCGCTGCTCGAGCTCGTAGACGAACCCGAGAGCGCCGTCAGGACCTGA
- a CDS encoding DoxX family protein: protein MTTTASARPAPQSRRALNVTLWVVQILLAIAFAMTGLMKLTQPLADLATQMAWVGSVPAALVRFIGIAELAGAVGLILPALTRVQPRLTALAALGLVVVMLLASVTHASRGEFGMIPVNLVLGALAAFVAWGRSKAAPITPRG from the coding sequence ATGACCACCACCGCTTCCGCCCGCCCCGCCCCGCAGTCCCGCCGCGCCCTGAACGTGACGCTCTGGGTCGTGCAGATCCTTCTGGCGATTGCCTTCGCGATGACCGGGCTGATGAAGCTGACGCAGCCCCTGGCCGATCTCGCGACGCAGATGGCATGGGTGGGCAGCGTGCCGGCTGCCCTCGTCCGCTTCATCGGCATCGCCGAGCTGGCGGGCGCGGTGGGCCTGATCCTACCGGCGCTGACCCGCGTTCAGCCGCGGCTGACGGCGCTCGCCGCGCTCGGCCTGGTGGTGGTGATGCTGCTGGCGTCGGTCACGCACGCCTCGCGCGGCGAGTTCGGGATGATCCCGGTGAATCTGGTGCTGGGCGCGCTCGCGGCCTTCGTGGCCTGGGGCCGGAGCAAGGCCGCGCCCATCACGCCGCGCGGCTGA
- a CDS encoding serine/threonine-protein kinase, producing MGTDRLEAAFAALAELPPGDRHAALERLRAGDAELARQVADLLRHAEHPSGEIFPALEPPSRAPGRIGPYELTRLIGAGGMGTVHLARREDIDLWVAIKRPYPEPSAEARFYSERRILAQLRHPGIARLLDAGVDDGGIPYLVMEFVDGLPIDRWCDARGLSVTSRAHLLVRVCEAVAYAHAHAVVHHDLKPANVLVDAGGEPKVLDFGLASLPGAAPSSGGPRMPLATPAYAAPEQLRGEPAGPTADVYSLGVILHELLTGTRPDLSSREWPPEQGNNPLFSMTELRVVGAVVSRCLAADPSARYPDADALRSDLLRALATPARPRTGLGAASRGVVASVAIALAYLLWPGAPPGPATRAPAFAGFESDQSRRVVVFTPRFSGDSAHAYRGDALRELVVRGLDGAGPWRSVDARLLVAVRTPPF from the coding sequence GTGGGCACCGACCGTTTGGAGGCGGCGTTCGCCGCGCTCGCCGAACTCCCGCCGGGTGACCGGCACGCAGCCCTCGAGCGACTCCGCGCGGGTGACGCTGAACTCGCGCGCCAGGTGGCCGACCTTCTGCGCCACGCCGAGCATCCGTCGGGAGAGATCTTCCCTGCCCTGGAACCGCCGTCCCGCGCACCGGGCCGCATCGGCCCCTACGAGCTAACGCGCCTGATAGGCGCCGGTGGCATGGGCACCGTCCATCTGGCCCGGCGCGAAGACATCGATCTATGGGTAGCCATCAAGCGGCCTTATCCAGAGCCAAGTGCCGAGGCAAGGTTCTACTCGGAGCGCCGGATCCTGGCGCAGCTCCGCCATCCGGGAATCGCGCGGCTCCTGGATGCGGGCGTAGATGACGGAGGAATCCCGTACCTGGTGATGGAGTTCGTAGACGGGCTCCCGATCGACCGCTGGTGCGACGCGCGCGGACTCTCCGTCACCTCGCGCGCGCATCTGTTAGTCCGCGTCTGCGAAGCGGTGGCGTACGCTCACGCCCATGCAGTGGTTCACCACGACCTAAAGCCGGCCAATGTCCTGGTAGACGCTGGAGGCGAGCCCAAGGTGCTCGACTTCGGCCTAGCGAGTCTTCCGGGCGCCGCACCATCCTCTGGGGGGCCCCGGATGCCGCTGGCTACCCCGGCGTACGCCGCACCGGAGCAGCTGCGCGGCGAGCCTGCCGGGCCGACGGCCGACGTGTACTCCCTGGGCGTCATCTTGCACGAACTGCTCACGGGCACGCGTCCAGATCTCTCGTCCCGCGAGTGGCCTCCAGAGCAGGGCAACAACCCTCTCTTCAGCATGACTGAACTGCGCGTGGTCGGCGCAGTGGTCTCTCGGTGCCTCGCCGCCGACCCGTCGGCTCGGTACCCCGATGCCGATGCGCTGCGGTCCGACCTGCTCCGCGCTCTGGCCACTCCAGCCCGTCCACGCACCGGGCTGGGTGCGGCGAGTCGGGGGGTCGTCGCGTCTGTAGCCATCGCTCTCGCGTACCTCCTCTGGCCTGGCGCGCCGCCAGGGCCGGCTACACGCGCCCCTGCCTTCGCTGGGTTCGAGTCTGACCAGTCACGGCGGGTCGTGGTGTTCACGCCGCGCTTCTCCGGGGACTCGGCCCACGCGTACCGCGGAGACGCACTGCGGGAGCTGGTGGTGCGTGGGCTCGACGGGGCCGGACCATGGCGCAGCGTGGATGCGCGGCTCCTGGTGGCCGTCAGGACACCGCCCTTCTGA
- the queG gene encoding tRNA epoxyqueuosine(34) reductase QueG, with the protein MGPGREGPARVPHLVARGRTRAGARARVARGTGWFGRNTMLIQPRRGSYFFLGVLLLDVELVYDAPFARDHCGSCSRCLSACPTGALLGRDETGAPRMDARRCISYLTIELRGPIPRDLRPLIGNRIYGCDICQEVCPWNSFAEPAHDPAFIPRGGMDGPSLIEWMGMTQKEFSARFKGSAVKRTKRRGLLRNVAVALGNWGSPDAVPALAVALNDEEPLVRGHAAWALGRIGTEAARQALRGREEVEEDAWVLSEIEAGGRRLVAERVSQIRMKDFCR; encoded by the coding sequence GTGGGGCCCGGGCGCGAGGGGCCAGCGCGCGTCCCGCACCTCGTGGCCCGCGGCCGGACCCGTGCTGGAGCGCGAGCTCGCGTCGCGCGCGGGACTGGATGGTTCGGGCGCAACACCATGCTCATCCAGCCGCGCCGCGGATCGTACTTCTTCCTCGGCGTGCTGCTGCTGGACGTGGAGCTGGTGTACGACGCGCCGTTCGCGCGCGACCACTGCGGATCGTGCTCGCGCTGCCTGAGCGCCTGCCCGACCGGCGCGCTGCTCGGGCGCGACGAGACGGGCGCCCCGCGCATGGACGCGCGGCGCTGCATCTCATACCTCACCATCGAGCTGCGCGGCCCCATCCCCCGCGACCTCCGCCCCCTCATCGGCAACCGCATCTACGGCTGCGACATCTGCCAGGAGGTCTGCCCCTGGAACAGCTTCGCCGAGCCCGCGCACGACCCCGCCTTCATCCCGCGCGGGGGTATGGACGGGCCGTCGCTGATCGAGTGGATGGGGATGACCCAGAAGGAGTTCAGCGCGCGCTTCAAGGGCTCCGCCGTGAAGCGGACGAAGCGTCGCGGGCTGCTGCGGAACGTGGCGGTCGCGTTGGGGAACTGGGGGTCGCCTGACGCCGTTCCCGCGCTCGCCGTCGCGCTGAACGACGAGGAGCCGCTGGTGCGTGGGCACGCGGCGTGGGCGCTGGGGCGCATCGGCACGGAGGCGGCGCGGCAGGCTCTGCGGGGGAGGGAGGAGGTGGAGGAGGACGCGTGGGTCCTTTCCGAGATTGAGGCGGGCGGTCGTCGACTGGTTGCCGAGCGGGTTAGTCAGATCCGGATGAAGGATTTCTGCAGGTAA
- a CDS encoding CHAT domain-containing protein, whose amino-acid sequence MTSETPSEHLVNVLRGERFTTGRLAAQTKWRPCVAVEAIALIPRMRCGPPIQPHTRRFRRIANAHREVLRARPPDSSIAVLRGTALVELQFADTKFPALNRAAASLQQAHQLAPGDAGVLNDLAVAYLAMGERTQQLTPMLRALDAVERAAAADSLDLSILFNRALILQRLYLIGSAERAWARYLAIERDRRWRSEAERYAQWVSRVPMKATWGSVLAAPPEPLNAATRSRIAALVRHAPHAARDSAFMILGNWGTALSGADTLRATRMLALARGIGEAADSIGADHGVALAVAAIDRASNAPARLATLAEGHIRLASGYRLYYEAQYEKAAASLQSAEKALRSEGSPAARWAAFYHAAADINLARFDDADRRLAFVLNEATVQEPGLMGKAIWARGVNQLRQGSYEDASRYYGQAEPLIFRAKEPENQGAISYLLSESLALAGQSHDSRAEGLRGLKRLSPYRSSNFLNNHLTTIAGFARTDGLTHASLALMDEVLSVAYALGKPDVIARAHRARARDLIALRRSDAARRDLDLASRWARRMGEGRGGDRVRADVELVRGQWLRATDPDSALHVLAGVAETFRTVAIGMNLPQALYEAGMAAEAAGQRRRARSFIHEAIDVLERQQAAFSSSEMRATFHETTENVFDAMIRHELLAGRPDSALAYLERARAPVQPGANQPLHTHVYSKTPPIAAIAETLPDDALFIDYALLNEQLSIWTFSRNGLRHHALPLRRDSIGALIARFTEDAREPDAGGSAARAQLFDLLLGPVREEMKGVHRLVIVPDRELYQVPFAALWDRRAGRYIVEDYELTTVPSVTFYTLARSRISRHSGARSALVIGNPALDTRSSSRLGDLPGALQEAEKVAALYAERRLLTGRDAGRETLLQLLPAHSVFHFAGHAVFNSDQPGSSYLAVAPDGAGADGTLTAREISGLRLSNVQVVVLSACSTLGPRPSRAGATAGLAYSFLHAGAPATVSTLWDVRDDATTPLLVEFHRRLRGGAPAAAALRLAQLQALRSEAHDARAPAGWAAFIYTGP is encoded by the coding sequence GTGACCAGCGAAACGCCCAGTGAGCACCTGGTGAACGTTCTTCGTGGGGAGCGTTTCACCACCGGGCGGCTCGCCGCGCAGACGAAATGGCGGCCATGTGTGGCTGTGGAGGCTATCGCGCTCATACCTCGGATGCGCTGCGGTCCGCCGATTCAGCCCCACACCCGTCGCTTTCGCCGTATCGCTAACGCACATCGCGAGGTGCTCCGCGCGCGGCCACCCGACTCCTCAATCGCGGTGCTCCGTGGCACCGCACTGGTCGAATTGCAGTTCGCCGACACGAAGTTTCCAGCACTCAATCGCGCGGCGGCCTCGCTGCAGCAGGCGCATCAACTGGCCCCAGGTGATGCCGGCGTCCTCAACGACCTTGCTGTAGCGTACCTTGCAATGGGTGAGCGAACTCAGCAACTCACCCCCATGCTGCGCGCGCTCGACGCCGTGGAACGCGCCGCAGCCGCCGACTCGCTTGATCTCTCTATCCTGTTCAACCGCGCCCTCATACTCCAACGTCTGTACCTGATCGGGAGCGCCGAGCGTGCATGGGCGCGGTACCTGGCAATTGAGCGAGATCGCCGCTGGCGTAGCGAGGCCGAAAGGTACGCTCAGTGGGTCTCTCGGGTACCCATGAAGGCGACTTGGGGGTCTGTCCTCGCCGCTCCTCCGGAGCCGTTGAACGCCGCGACCCGTAGCCGAATCGCGGCTCTGGTTCGACACGCACCTCACGCGGCGCGCGACAGCGCCTTCATGATTCTGGGCAACTGGGGAACGGCGTTGTCCGGTGCAGATACGCTGCGCGCCACTCGTATGCTGGCCCTGGCCCGCGGCATTGGCGAGGCTGCGGATTCGATCGGGGCGGACCATGGCGTCGCGCTCGCGGTCGCCGCCATCGACCGCGCCTCCAACGCGCCTGCGCGCCTCGCCACCCTGGCAGAGGGACATATCCGCCTGGCGTCCGGGTACCGCCTTTACTATGAGGCACAATACGAAAAGGCTGCGGCATCTCTCCAGAGCGCCGAAAAAGCGCTGCGCTCGGAAGGGTCCCCGGCCGCCCGATGGGCAGCGTTCTACCATGCAGCGGCGGATATCAATCTCGCCCGGTTTGACGATGCGGACCGGCGCCTGGCTTTCGTGCTGAATGAAGCAACGGTGCAAGAGCCCGGGCTGATGGGTAAGGCGATTTGGGCACGAGGCGTAAACCAGCTCCGGCAGGGGAGCTACGAGGACGCGAGTCGCTATTACGGGCAGGCTGAGCCGCTCATCTTCCGCGCAAAAGAGCCGGAGAACCAAGGGGCCATCTCGTACCTCCTGTCGGAAAGCCTCGCATTGGCTGGCCAGTCACACGACAGTCGCGCAGAGGGCCTGCGCGGGCTGAAACGGCTTTCACCATACCGAAGCTCCAACTTTCTCAACAACCATCTCACCACCATAGCGGGTTTTGCGCGCACCGACGGGCTGACCCATGCCTCACTCGCGCTGATGGATGAAGTGCTGAGCGTGGCATATGCCCTTGGGAAGCCAGACGTCATCGCTCGCGCCCACCGCGCCCGGGCGCGAGATCTTATCGCGCTCCGGCGTAGCGATGCGGCGCGTAGGGATTTGGACCTGGCGTCGAGGTGGGCGCGGCGAATGGGCGAAGGACGTGGCGGTGACCGTGTCCGTGCCGATGTCGAATTGGTGCGGGGTCAGTGGCTGCGCGCCACTGATCCTGATTCCGCGCTCCACGTGTTAGCGGGCGTGGCCGAAACGTTTCGAACGGTTGCGATCGGGATGAACCTGCCGCAGGCGTTGTACGAAGCGGGGATGGCCGCGGAAGCCGCCGGCCAGCGGCGCCGTGCTCGGTCCTTCATCCACGAGGCGATCGACGTACTCGAACGGCAGCAAGCCGCTTTTTCGAGCTCGGAGATGCGGGCAACATTCCACGAGACGACCGAAAACGTCTTCGATGCGATGATCCGCCACGAGCTATTAGCCGGTCGGCCAGATTCCGCTTTGGCGTACCTGGAGCGGGCCCGCGCCCCGGTTCAGCCTGGAGCCAACCAACCTCTCCACACCCACGTATACTCCAAGACCCCGCCGATCGCCGCAATTGCGGAGACGCTTCCCGACGATGCCCTTTTCATCGACTATGCCCTGCTGAACGAACAGCTGTCAATCTGGACGTTCTCGCGTAACGGCCTGCGACACCATGCACTTCCGCTGCGCCGGGACTCCATCGGTGCACTGATCGCACGGTTCACCGAGGACGCGCGTGAACCGGACGCGGGGGGCTCGGCGGCGCGAGCCCAGCTCTTCGACCTGCTGCTCGGCCCGGTGCGGGAGGAGATGAAGGGTGTGCACCGGCTGGTGATCGTGCCGGATCGGGAACTCTATCAGGTGCCGTTCGCCGCGCTGTGGGATCGGCGGGCCGGACGCTACATCGTGGAGGACTACGAGCTGACGACGGTACCGAGCGTCACGTTCTACACCTTGGCTCGTTCGCGGATTTCGCGGCATTCGGGCGCCCGCTCGGCGCTCGTCATTGGTAATCCGGCGCTCGACACCAGGTCCAGCTCACGGCTCGGTGACCTGCCCGGTGCCCTGCAAGAGGCGGAGAAAGTGGCGGCGCTGTACGCCGAACGGCGCCTGCTCACCGGCCGTGACGCTGGCCGCGAAACGTTGCTCCAGCTGCTTCCAGCCCACAGCGTGTTTCATTTCGCCGGCCACGCGGTCTTCAATAGTGATCAGCCCGGCTCCTCCTACCTCGCCGTCGCGCCAGATGGCGCGGGCGCAGACGGAACGCTGACCGCGCGCGAAATCAGCGGACTGCGCCTATCTAATGTGCAGGTGGTAGTCCTCTCCGCGTGCAGCACCCTGGGGCCGCGGCCCAGCCGGGCGGGCGCCACCGCAGGGCTGGCGTACAGCTTTCTTCACGCGGGCGCGCCGGCCACCGTCAGCACGTTGTGGGATGTCCGCGACGACGCGACCACGCCGCTGCTGGTGGAGTTTCACCGCCGGCTCCGCGGCGGCGCTCCGGCGGCGGCGGCGCTTCGCCTGGCCCAGTTGCAGGCGCTGCGGTCCGAAGCGCACGACGCGAGAGCGCCAGCAGGCTGGGCGGCGTTCATCTACACGGGACCTTAA